A window of the Streptomyces griseochromogenes genome harbors these coding sequences:
- a CDS encoding MFS transporter, translating into MVLLAVAQFLVVFDTMVFALGLPLIARDRQLSFAGLTWLLSVYSVCFAALPVFAGAIGKALGQRRVLMGGLALSSVAAAAPALSSDAWVLLASRAVQGLAAAAITACALALIDSTHPAGPGRDRALNVHFAVVACASPAVVLPCSMLLDASQSENTIFWVQAVAGLVLVALAPVALTESAPVPGAGPGVGRAALAVVPLGFLAWFTDWLGDRSLSATTVITVAVAGALVPSVLGWFGRREGVPELFARLYRDRGAFGAYTVVALLAAGLAGVVSALTIATQLLGGLSPMRVGWALLPAVAGVVLGCVALPALAARVGLAATVAGACGVSAVGYVLLSLPGAGYGFGDVQPPLLLIAFGCGVLALPAGFARSGSGALPQGLNSSRQFGAGLGVSLFAGIIQVALERTPASALTGVHQYEVSLGGGVRDCFELGTALCLTAAVVALLTLPRHPVRAAGPEPGVSGGAPAGTAGSPGSSVR; encoded by the coding sequence GTGGTGCTGCTGGCCGTCGCCCAGTTCCTGGTCGTCTTCGACACGATGGTCTTCGCGTTGGGCCTGCCGTTGATCGCCCGCGACCGGCAGCTGTCGTTCGCGGGGCTGACGTGGCTGCTGTCCGTGTACAGCGTCTGTTTCGCCGCGCTGCCCGTGTTCGCGGGGGCGATCGGCAAGGCGCTCGGGCAGCGGCGGGTGCTGATGGGCGGGCTCGCGCTGTCGAGCGTCGCGGCGGCGGCGCCCGCGCTGTCGTCCGACGCCTGGGTGCTGCTGGCCTCGCGGGCGGTGCAGGGCCTCGCGGCGGCGGCGATCACGGCCTGCGCGCTGGCCCTGATCGACTCCACGCATCCGGCCGGTCCCGGCCGGGACCGGGCGCTGAACGTGCACTTCGCGGTCGTCGCCTGCGCCTCGCCGGCGGTGGTGCTGCCGTGTTCCATGCTGCTGGACGCCTCGCAGTCCGAGAACACGATCTTCTGGGTGCAGGCGGTGGCCGGGCTGGTGCTCGTGGCGCTGGCCCCGGTGGCGCTGACCGAGTCCGCGCCCGTTCCCGGGGCCGGGCCCGGGGTGGGCCGCGCCGCGCTGGCCGTCGTTCCGCTGGGCTTCCTGGCCTGGTTCACCGACTGGCTCGGCGACCGGAGCCTGTCCGCGACCACGGTCATCACCGTGGCCGTGGCCGGGGCGCTGGTGCCGTCCGTGCTGGGCTGGTTCGGCCGGCGCGAGGGGGTACCGGAGCTGTTCGCCCGGCTGTACCGGGACCGGGGGGCGTTCGGCGCGTACACGGTGGTGGCGCTGCTGGCGGCGGGCCTGGCCGGTGTCGTGTCCGCCCTCACCATCGCCACGCAGCTGCTCGGCGGGCTGTCCCCGATGCGGGTCGGCTGGGCCCTGTTGCCCGCCGTCGCCGGGGTCGTGCTGGGGTGTGTGGCGCTGCCCGCCCTCGCCGCCCGCGTCGGTCTCGCCGCCACGGTGGCCGGGGCCTGCGGTGTGTCGGCCGTCGGGTACGTGCTGCTGAGCCTTCCCGGGGCGGGTTACGGCTTCGGCGACGTGCAGCCGCCGCTGCTGCTGATCGCCTTCGGCTGCGGTGTGCTCGCGCTGCCCGCCGGCTTCGCGCGGTCGGGCAGCGGTGCGCTCCCCCAGGGCCTGAACTCCTCCCGGCAGTTCGGCGCGGGCCTCGGCGTGTCGCTGTTCGCCGGGATCATCCAGGTCGCCTTGGAGCGGACGCCGGCCTCGGCGCTCACCGGTGTCCATCAGTACGAGGTCTCCCTGGGCGGCGGGGTCCGGGACTGCTTCGAACTCGGTACGGCGCTGTGCCTGACGGCGGCGGTGGTCGCGCTGCTGACCCTGCCCCGGCACCCGGTGCGGGCGGCCGGCCCGGAGCCGGGTGTCAGCGGCGGCGCACCAGCGGGAACGGCAGGGTCTCCCGGATCGTCAGTCCGGTGA